AATAACATAtgtgactgattcatgttttaactgtggagaaagatgttttctgaaacctgatgtttattttcagcttcgTTCTTCTTCACTTGAATTTATCTTCTCACTTTAGAAAGCTGCCCAATAGAACCAGTCTTCaactcttcatttcactttattgaatTAGTTTGGTCCAATATTCTCTGAAGGTTTattcctgatgttttccactattttatggacagaagcttctgtgtctgaagactAGAAAGTGAATTAACATCTCTGGtggtcttcttctctgtccaacAGGAGACCAGCCTCtactggacctggacctgaacctggacctggacctggaacaggacctggaccaggacctgagcccagctgtgttTCCTTCAAGAGTGACTGGTCAAAGGATGATGTCATGAATTTCAAACCAGAACCttcctcagacagacagtaagtTGTTgtcctgttgctctctgttgatGTCTGTCCTCATTAAATCCAGTCTGACCAGTTGTCCTGATGGTCTTCATGTTCTCAGAGTGATGATGGAGGTCAGAGCAGGATTAGTATTAAAGGACAGgttcacatttcttcatgtcCGTCCCTCAACAACTCTGACAGGACAGAGTTCCTCCTGTGGACAAACAGCAGTGACTCACCTCCTGCTGaaatctgacctgctgctgagaagAGGAAGGGCTGTGTGTTATATCTGACGTTACAAGGGCCCGAAGCATCCGGACCTCATGGGGGCGGTACCAAAACCCATATGAAGAGTAAAAAAACTCAGCCAATTAGATagaaaaactataaaaacaaataacttaTTTTCTGATCTCTAAATTTAACTCAAACACTTGAGACAAAGATATGAACTGAAGGCagaatattttactgttttacaatatttattaGATATGCAAGAAATGATAAAGTGTTACAAATACGTCTGAGGTTACGTGAAGCACTTTGAAACTCAGACGTTCAGTATTTCATCTAATGTCTACATGAATATAGCTTGTATTTACAAATGATGAATTCATTATTATCTTCATATTCAGGCTGTTGTGTCGTTAatcacacaaaagcaaaagacaaaaaagtcaataaagaCTTTCAGGtcacaaatcagacaaattaaatatcaaaataaagtctgtatgaaaaacaaaccagtaatttagttttttgttgtcaGATTCAAATTTATTGCAGAAATAATATGAACTAAAAAACGTAATTAATAATTTTTTCATTCTCCAATGTTGGAATCTCAATTGAATACGAGTTTATTGAGACTCTTCACCAGTTTGGACTGGACAGTTAGCATCCAGCTAGCTTGTGTTAGCATCCAGCTAGCTTGTGTTAGCCTCCAGCTAGCTTGTGTTAGCTGTGCGTTGCTGTCCACAGTATTAAATGGGTCAATAAGAGCTGTAGGGATTAAACCAGACAAGCTGCTGAACCAACCCAgtaaactgactgactgttgatTCACAGTGGGATCAGCAGTACGAccaacactgtgatgtcagaggaaacatctgattcaatgatgtcatcaacacGTGAACTCAAAGGAccttcagcttgtgtttgtctctgagtggacagacacaatgtgactgattcttcatgattcctccacagagtcgaccaggagagctcagaggttcCCAGAGGTCCgtctgtccagcagcatcagacacacctggactcCATATTTATGGTCTGTACATGAACAACAACTACTTTTACATCCAGTCTGTTCACAATAATCTCCATGCTGCACTTTACAGACCAGTGGTGAATCTGTCCAACATggatctgatgttaaatgttgtcattcacataatattctgtttcagctgctggaggagaacattgTCACTTTTGTGAAGAACGAGCTGAAGAAGGTCCAGAAGGTTCTGAGTTCAGATTACCCAGAATgctcagagagtcagagggaggatgaggaggtgttggatggtgaggatgaagagcagaggaggagcagcagagaggcatttctgaagatcacacttcacttcctgaggagaatgaagcaggaggagctggctgactgtctgcagagcagtaaGAGGATTTCTCTAAACATTTAACATGATGGATCAATGAGACGTTTACTgaagtctgatgatgatgaatctgtTTATATATACAATCTTGAGTGGAAattgtcatattttctttttaaataagttaatgatcttttttgttgtgtcttCATTTAGAACAtcttgctgcagtttgtcagcgTGAACTTAAATCTAACCTTCAGAAgaagttccagtgtgtgtttgaggggatcgctaaagcaggaaacccaacccttctgaatcagatctacacagagctctacatcacagagggagggactgcagaggtcaatgatgaacatgaggtcagacagattgaaacagcatccaggaaaccacacagaccagaaacaacagtcagacaagaagacatctttaaagTCTCACCTGGAAGAGacgaaccaatcagaacagtgatgacaaagggagtggctggcatcgggaaaacagtcttaacacagaagttcactctggactgggctgaagacaaagccaaccaggacatacagttcacatttccattcactttcagagagctgaatgtgctgaaagagaaaaagttcagcttgatggaacttgttcatcacttcttcattgaaaccaaagaaatctgcagctttgaagagttccaggttgtgttcatctttgatggtctggatgagtgtcgacttcctctggacttccacaacactgagatcctgactgatgttagagagtccacctcagtggatgtgctgctgacaaacctcatcagggggaaactgcttccctctgctcacctctggataaccacacgacctgcagcagccagtcagatccctcctgggtgtgttgacatggtgacagaggtcagagggttcactgacccacagaaggaggagtacttcaggaagagattcagagatgaggagcaggccagcagaatcatctcccacatcaagacatcacgaagcctccacatcatgtgccacatcccagtcttctgctggatcactgctacagttctggaggatgtgttgaagaccagagagggaggagagctgcccaagaccctgactgagatgtacatccacttcctggtggttcagGCCAAAGTGAAGAAGGTCAagtatgatggaggagctgagacagatccacactggactccagagagcaggaagatgattgagtctctgggaaaactggcttttgatcagctgcagaaaggaaacctgatcttctatgaatcagacctgacagaaTGTGGCATCGATatcacagcagcctcagtgtactcaggagtgttcacacagatctttaaagaggagagaggactgtaccaggacaaggtgttctgcttcatccatctgagtgttcaggagtttctggctgctcttcatgtccatctgacaTTCATCAACTCTGGAGTCAATCTGCtggtagaggaaaaaaaaacagaccgcCAATCTGCAGAGAAACGTCTCTACCAGAGTGCTGTGGACGAGGCCTTACAGAGTCCGAATGGACACCTGGACTTGTTCCTTCGCTTCCTCCTGGGTCTTTCACTGCAGGCCAATCAGACTCTCCTCCGAGGTCTGCAGACACGGACAGGAAGTATCTCACAGACCAATCAGGAAACAGTCGAGTacctgaagaagaagatcagtgagaatctgtctccagagagaagcatcaatctgttccactgtctgaatgaactgaatgatcgttctctagtggaggagatccaacagtacCTGAGATCAGGACgtctctccacagataaactgtctcctgctcagtggtcagctctggtcttcatcttactgtcatcagaaaaagatctggacgtgtttgacctgaagaaatactctgcttcagaggaggctcttCTGAGGCTGCTACCAGTGGTCAAAGCTTCCAACAAAGCTCTGTAAGTGTggataagtttttttttcagaatgcattaaatgtgctgttattgACCCAAATAGAAATAATTTTCTTAATTATTCTTTATCCAGACTGAGTGGCTGcaacctctcagagagaagctgtgaagctctgtcctcagttctcagctcccagtcctctagtctgagagagctggacctgagtaacaacaacctgcaggattcaggagtgaagcgactttctgctgaactgaagagtccacactgtgtccttgaaactctcaggtcaggattcattattttattcatgtaacTGCACAATTGGAGCAGGTCTAAACCAGACaggataaacaaataaatgaaaaaatatatctCATATGTCAGAAGATCACCAAAATAATTACATCTCATCTTGATGGaagcatgaatgcattttatataaaatgtgggTCCGTCAGTCTATTCTGCACTTTGGTCCCGATTTACTaatctcaacaactactggatggattgtcatgaggtttggttcagacattcatgctcccctcaggatgaactgtaaaTACTTTcgtgatcctctgactttaaTTCTAGCTCCATCATCAGTTCATcttttaatctgtaaaatatgtCAGTTCATGtacaaatatttgcaaaactaATGGCATTTCCATGAGCTTCAGTTATACTCTCTGTTTAGtgctgattaattgatttgtgaaaaataagaagatgaatataataaacataaacCCTTGAACACAGATGTGTACTGAGTCATCAGGACcctcagctgatgtgtgttgttttgtgtgtctgcaggctgtcaggctgtctgatcacagaggaaggctgtacttctctggcctcagctctggactccaacccctcccatctgagagagctggacctgagtaacaacaacctgcaggattcaggacTGAAGCGACTTTCT
This genomic interval from Acanthopagrus latus isolate v.2019 chromosome 24, fAcaLat1.1, whole genome shotgun sequence contains the following:
- the LOC119015282 gene encoding early nodulin-20-like — protein: MICVSSPDESVCEMSSMNQCEDREEGGPPSKTPGPGPEPGPEPSCVSIKSLINFFEVQLPPAVKRRPASTGPGPEPGPGPGTGPGPGPEPSCVSFKSDWSKDDVMNFKPEPSSDRQVDQESSEVPRGPSVQQHQTHLDSIFMVCT